The following coding sequences lie in one Vanacampus margaritifer isolate UIUO_Vmar chromosome 16, RoL_Vmar_1.0, whole genome shotgun sequence genomic window:
- the pafah1b1b gene encoding lissencephaly-1 homolog B translates to MVLSQRQRDELNRAIGDYLRSNGYDGAYSTFKKEAELDMNEDSDKKYAGLLEKKWTSVIRLQKKVMELESKLNEAKEEMTHGGGPAAHKRDPKEWIPRPPERYALSGHRAPVTRVLFHPVFTVMVTASEDATIKVWDYEAGDFERTLKGHTDSVQDISFDQTGKLLASCSADMSIKLWDFQGFECIRTMHGHAHNVSSVAIMPNADHIVSASRDKTIKMWEVATGYCVKTFTGHREWVRMVRPNQDGSLIASCSNDQTVRVWAVLSKECKAELREHEHVVECVSWAPDSAHPTILEATGSENKKSAKSGPFLLSGSRDKTIKMWDVGIGICIMTLVGHDNWVRGVLVHPGGGFILSCADDKTLRVWDYKNKRCTKTLSAHEHFVTSLDFHKSAPYMVTGSVDQTVKVWQCR, encoded by the exons AAACCGAGCCATCGGCGACTATCTACGCTCCAACGGATACGATGGCGCCTACTCCACCTTCAAGAAAGAAGCCGAGCTGGATATG AATGAGGACTCGGACAAAAAGTACGCGGGTCTCCTGGAGAAGAAATGGACGTCTGTCATCCGATTACAGAAGAAG GTGATGGAGTTGGAGTCCAAGCTGAATGAAGCCAAGGAGGAGATGACGCACGGCGGGGGGCCGGCGGCTCACAAGAGGGACCCTAAAGAGTGGATCCCCCGCCCCCCAGAGAGATACGCCCTCAGCGGCCACCGCGCTCCCGTCACCCGGGTCCTCTTCCATCCCGTATTCACCGTCATGGTCACGGCCTCCGAGGACGCCACCATCAAG GTGTGGGACTACGAGGCGGGAGACTTTGAGCGCACGCTGAAGGGCCACACGGACTCCGTTCAGGACATCTCCTTCGACCAGACGGGCAAACTGCTGGCTTCGTGTTCGGCCGACATGAGCATCAAACTTTGGGACTTCCAAGGCTTCGAGTGCATCCGGACCATGCACG GCCACGCCCACAACGTGTCATCTGTCGCCATAATGCCCAACGCTGACCACATTGTGTCGGCGTCCAGAGACAAGACCATCAAGATGTGGGAGGTGGCCACCGG GTACTGCGTCAAGACGTTCACGGGCCACCGGGAGTGGGTCCGGATGGTGCGGCCCAACCAGGACGGCTCACTGATCGCCAGCTGCTCCAATGACCAGACGGTGCGCGTGTGGGCCGTGTTGTCCAAAGAGTGCAAGGCGGAACTACGTGAGCACGAGCACGTGGTGGAATGCGTCTCCTGGGCCCCCGACAGCGCGCACCCCACCATCCTGGAGGCCACCGGCTCGGAG AACAAGAAGAGCGCCAAGTCCGGCCCCTTCCTCCTCTCGGGATCCAGAGACAAGACCATCAAGATGTGGGACGTCGGCATCGGAATCTGCATCATGACGTTG GTGGGCCATGACAATTGGGTGCGCGGCGTGCTGGTGCACCCCGGCGGCGGCTTCATCCTCAGCTGCGCCGATGACAAAACTTTGCGGGTTTGGGACTACAAGAACAAACGCTGCACCAAAACGCTCAGCGCTCACGAGCACTTCGTCACTTCTTTGG ATTTCCACAAGAGCGCCCCCTACATGGTGACGGGCAGCGTGGACCAGACAGTTAAAGTGTGGCAGTGTCGTTGA